TTCCCTTTTTGCAAAACAACATAATTTTCACCGATCAATATCAATTTGTATCCAAAAATTTTGCCACCAAGAGGAACCAAACGTCCATTGATGAAAGCTTTATCGTTCAATATCGCCTGCAAAGAAAAAGCGATCTTTCTTTTGACAGGTTTGATCCTTTTTTTTGGTGCATGTTTGATAATAACAGAAGCTTTTTGAAAAGGATCGTATTGTACAGGAAGTTCCAGTGCAAAAAGAGATATCGCCAAAGTACTCAGGAGAATCTTTTTCATAACCGATCTCCGAAAAACTGCAGTGTTGCATGAAATGTTGGATATTCATCAGATAGCTCTATATGCAAAGAACTAATCCTAAAAAGCAACCTGTTGGACTCTGCATATCTCAAAAGCTTGACGATATCCAAAAATCTGCCACTTCCAGTCAGCTCCATCTCTTGAACGATATAGAGTTTTGCAACAAATTTTTTAACAGTCGGATTAAAATCGATCTTTTGAAGATCTACTCCGTATATGACACTTTTCGAAAGAAAATCTGTCAAAAAAGCATAAAAGTTTTTTGGCATCATCAACTGGTAATGCTTCTGTTGCAACTGCTGCATCAGTTGAAATCGCTGTGTTTTTAACTGTTCGATATCAAGATTAAGCTGAGCGATCTCGTTTTGTTCCCGTTTTATTTTTTGAACAATACTGGTTTTAGAAAGTTTACGAGCCTTTTGGATAAGATGTTGCAGTTTTTGCGATTTGCTTTGCAACTGCTGCTCAAGCGGTTCATAGGAGAAAAAATAGAATAAAAAAAGTGCCAATAAAAAAACGAGAGCATAAATCATCATCAAAGTTTTACTATCCAGTGATTCAAAACGCTCTTCGAGCCTGTCGAAAATCTCTCTCATTTTTTTACCTTCACAAGACTCTCATAAAAAGAGTTATCCCTGACGATCTCTTTGGTCGATATATCAGAATACCCTTTTTCCAAAAGGTATCTGATAAATGCTCCTATTTTCTCTCTTTGTTCATATTTTGATACAAGGTCCACATCGATACTGGATGTTCCATTTTGATCGATAGATTTTGTTGTGAGTTTGTAGCGATAAAGTGCTTCAATGATATCGTTCATCATTTTCTGTCGCTCTTTTTTCCCCTCTTCAACCATCGGTATCGCTGAAAGAGTGAGCTGTGCAAGCTCATTTTCATGAAGCATCTCTTTTTTACGCTTCAAGATTTGCTTTTTTTGATCCCGAAGCTGTTTGAGTTTTTCCATCAGTTTTTGATTTTTTTTGCGAAGTTTAGAAATTTCACCCTCTTTTTGTGCAATCAGTTCATCAAAATGGTGTACCTGCTGATACAAAAAAAGTGTTCCTGCACCAAAAAGTATAAGTATTGCAGCTGCAAAAACGAGAAGCTGAAAAGAGCGGTAATGGTATATCGGTTTTTTTCTTTCATAAATGGTGAAATTTAGTTTTTGATCAATTTTTTCGAAGTTTTCGATATATTCGATAGCTAAAGCAAGAGCACTCTGTTTTGGAGAAAGATCACGGTATTTCAATGGCTGCACGACTATATCTCCGATCATTCCCGCTGCCATCATAACAGCTTCCAGCCCTTCAATTCGTTCCCCTTCAAAATCGAGATAGATTGCATCAATCTGTTCAATACCAAAATAGGAACGTTTATAGTTGATAGCGTAAACGATTTTTTCCGCATTTTTATAAAATCTCTCCTGCAAAACATCGAAGATGTTCATCTCTTCAGGAGCATAATTTTCCTGTTTTAGCCCTTTTTCACTCAGAAGTGACTTGAGCTTGGCTGTTTCGATACCGCATTGACTGGCAAGATCTGCCAAAGACTCGATACTTCGAAAGGCGATATATTTTCCCTCTTTATAAATAGCCGCATACGCCTCCTCTTCACCAAGATATAAAAACAGATGATTTTTCGTAACAGTAAATTCTTGGGCATATAAGGATTTATAGATCAAAAATCGAGGAAAAAGGACATCGATAAAACCGATCTTCTTTGCGATTTTCCCAAACTGCTCCTCTATTACTTCTTGTGGCAGCGCATACGCTTCTATGAGATAGATGTTATCTTGCTGAATAGGAAAAGCAAGATAGTCGATGACATAGTTTCTATTTGGATCGAGCCCCCCTTCTTGATACATTTTCAGTTCAACTTGAATATCGAGCTGCTCTTTTTGCAAAGTGAGGGGCAGTTTGGTTGTAAAAGTGATCAGCTTTTTGGAATTGATGAGAGCGCCGATGCGAAAATTTTTATAGGTTTTTGGCTTGAGTGTCTCAAATTTGCCATTTTGGAATGTATAAAGCTTATCGTTTTCAATAAAAGCTGCCTGCACCATCTCCCTACTTTTCTATCACCACATATCCCGTTTTTGGAAATATCGTAATATTGGCTTCTTTTTGATTATATTGTAGCGTAATTAATGTTTTTTTATTATTTAAAATTGAAGAAAATGATGTATTGTTGTCATTAAGATGGGGTCTTCCGTAACTGTCAAAGCAAAGCGTAATGCTATTTGAAGGATCATTGACAGTAATTTGGCTTTTGAATGTGTAGTGTGCTTGTGATGCTCTTTCTAAAATGGAAGCTTCACTCAATTCAAGACATCCGATATCTGCTTCTATTCCATTTACAGCAAA
This region of Nitratiruptor sp. YY08-10 genomic DNA includes:
- a CDS encoding prepilin-type N-terminal cleavage/methylation domain-containing protein, coding for MRKAVTLIELIFVLIIIGILVGIGFYAFKPKYLDNDANFIYAEILQAKYQGVNYDKRFAVNGIEADIGCLELSEASILERASQAHYTFKSQITVNDPSNSITLCFDSYGRPHLNDNNTSFSSILNNKKTLITLQYNQKEANITIFPKTGYVVIEK